A genomic segment from Nicotiana tabacum cultivar K326 chromosome 7, ASM71507v2, whole genome shotgun sequence encodes:
- the LOC107813327 gene encoding receptor like protein 22-like, with protein sequence MRSQMFSQLVLILLLSICCRMNEVVAANSGKCLQDQKTLLLQLRNNLTYDSEISTKLVKWNQRIDCCRWQGITCNGAGQVIGLDLTDELFSGSIHPLANLKFLSVIRVDGNNLSAPIPEFFLDLSNLTVLSLRSCNLIGEAPQKIFQVPTLQTIDLSQNEMLGGSLPEFPSNGSLQTLVLSNTGFSGSIPTSIENLSILAHVDLSLCNFTGPIPSSMVNLTKLVYLDFDRNSFTGSFPSFKLSKNLSYINSAGNYLTGISSDWEGFENLEGLDLSNNSISGHIPASLFYLPSLSGLDLSINKFSGQITELQNVTSPLTDLDLSANKLEGPIPEFFFELHDLLDLKLSSNNFNGTVQFKKFTELNKLVNLDLSHNSLSVDTNISESELSLLPQLNSLMMGSCNLQNLSFLKNQSRLSMLDLSNNKLTGEIPNWLVEINDRLLRFLNLSVNQFTHFQEPYRFGLLNFLDLHSNLLTGVIPLPPRAAAYIDFSNNNLATMIPPDFGNYLVTAWFLSIANNKVIGNIPSSICNARYLEVLDLSNNTLNGTIPPCLAEKSNTLKVLNLRKNNLTGNIPREFSHNCQLQTLDLSQNYLTGELPRSLSNCTNLKLINLGNNKIKDTFPCWLRNLSNLRVLALRFNGFHGDIECSRGSSNWTALQIIDLASNNLGGILPPNSFLELNAMTVDPAIAHSRFDHLYFESVSVRPIYYQDTVGLFLKGQNVTLEKIPVFFTSIDFSSNNFVGDIPETVGDLKSLYLLNISHNNLTGQIPPAFGNLKQLGSLDLSFNKLDGNIPEKLASLTFLSFLNLSYNELVGMIPRSTQFDTFAESFIGNKGLCGFLLNITCKNDSAVAPSEPEFEEEKLFSSTEIYVSIILGFVVGIGIIVLPLLFSKRWNHLYNKLVDRLILRIFQQQDQDGRTSISISEASRKKAARKSRGSH encoded by the coding sequence ATGAGAAGTCAAATGTTTTCTCAGCTTGTCTTGATCCTACTACTTTCCATCTGCTGTAGAATGAATGAAGTAGTGGCAGCTAATTCCGGTAAATGTCTTCAGGATCAGAAGACGTTGCTGCTACAGCTCAGAAATAATCTTACTTATGATTCTGAAATATCCACCAAGCTGGTGAAGTGGAATCAGAGGATTGACTGCTGTCGATGGCAGGGCATCACTTGCAATGGTGCAGGTCAAGTTATCGGTCTTGACCTTACTGATGAATTGTTCTCAGGCAGTATCCATCCGTTAGCAAATCTTAAGTTTCTATCTGTAATCCGTGTTGATGGGAACAATTTATCTGCTCCAATTCCAGAGTTCTTCTTGGACTTATCCAATCTAACTGTCTTGAGTCTAAGATCCTGCAACTTGATAGGAGAAGCGCCTCAGAAGATATTCCAGGTACCAACTCTACAGACTATTGACTTATCACAAAATGAAATGCTTGGAGGTTCTTTACCTGAATTTCCTTCAAACGGATCTCTACAAACTCTGGTTCTAAGCAATACAGGATTCTCAGGAAGTATACCCACGTCCATTGAGAACCTTAGCATATTGGCACATGTTGACCTTAGTTTATGTAATTTTACAGGTCCAATTCCGTCTTCTATGGTAAACCTAACCAAGCTTGTTTATCTGGATTTCGACCGGAATAGCTTCACGGGTTCATTTCCATCTTTTAAGCTGTCCAAAAACCTCAGTTATATTAACTCAGCTGGAAATTATTTGACAGGAATATCATCCGACTGGGAAGGCTTTGAGAATCTTGAAGGACTCGACTTGAGTAACAATTCTATTTCTGGGCACATTCCAGCATCATTGTTTTACCTACCCTCACTTTCAGGTTTAGATCTGTCCATCAACAAATTTTCTGGCCAAATAACTGAACTACAAAATGTGACTTCTCCACTAACAGATCTTGACTTGAGTGCCAACAAATTGGAAGGGCCAATACCTGAGTTTTTCTTTGAGCTGCACGATCTCTTAGATCTTAAACTTTCATCCAACAATTTCAATGGTACTGTGCAATTCAAGAAGTTCACAGAGCTCAATAAGCTTGTAAATCTTGATCTGTCCCACAACAGTTTATCAGTTGACACAAATATAAGTGAATCGGAACTTTCCTTGCTCCCCCAGCTGAACAGTTTAATGATGGGATCATGCAATCTGCAGAATCTCTCCTTCCTCAAGAACCAATCCAGATTGTCTATGTTAGATCTCTCAAACAATAAACTTACTGGTGAAATACCAAACTGGTTGGTGGAGATCAATGATAGACTTCTCCGTTTTCTGAATCTTTCTGTCAATCAATTCACGCATTTTCAAGAACCTTATAGATTTGGCCTTCTTAATTTCCTTGATCTGCATTCAAATCTACTCACTGGGGTTATTCCATTACCACCACGTGCAGCTGCTTATATTGACTTCTCCAACAATAACCTTGCTACTATGATACCGCCTGACTTTGGCAATTATCTTGTAACTGCTTGGTTCCTCTCAATTGCAAACAACAAAGTTATTGGCAATATTCCTTCTTCAATCTGCAATGCGCGCTATCTTGAAGTACTTGATTTGTCTAACAATACTTTGAATGGCACAATACCGCCATGTTTAGCAGAAAAGAGCAACACGCTGAAAGTACTGAACCTGAGAAAGAACAATCTCACAGGAAATATACCTCGAGAGTTTTCTCATAATTGTCAATTACAGACCCTTGACCTCAGTCAGAATTACTTAACAGGTGAGCTTCCTCGTTCTTTGTCCAACTGTACAAATCTTAAGCTAATAAATCTGGGAAACAACAAGATCAAGGATACCTTCCCCTGCTGGTTGAGGAACTTATCCAATTTGCGTGTACTTGCATTACGTTTCAATGGTTTCCATGGGGACATTGAGTGCTCTAGAGGGAGTTCCAATTGGACAGCTCTTCAGATAATCGACCTAGCTTCCAATAATTTAGGGGGCATTCTGCCCCCAAATTCATTCTTGGAGCTAAATGCAATGACTGTTGATCCAGCTATAGCGCATTCACGCTTTGATCACTTGTATTTTGAGTCTGTATCGGTTAGGCCAATTTACTATCAGGATACAGTTGGTCTTTTTCTTAAAGGACAAAACGTTACTTTGGAAAAGATCCCTGTTTTCTTCACCTCCATTGACTTTTCAAGTAACAATTTTGTGGGGGACATACCAGAGACAGTTGGAGATCTCAAATCACTTTATCTTCTGAATATTTCTCACAACAATCTCACAGGTCAAATCCCTCCAGCATTTGGAAATCTGAAGCAATTGGGATCACTGGACCTGTCATTCAACAAGTTAGATGGAAATATTCCAGAAAAGCTTGCTAGCCTCACATTTCTTTCCTTCTTAAATTTATCATACAATGAACTGGTTGGAATGATACCACGAAGTACCCAATTTGACACCTTTGCAGAAAGTTTCATCGGAAACAAGGGGCTATGTGGGTTTTTGCTTAACATAACTTGCAAAAATGATTCGGCAGTGGCACCTTCAGAGCCAGAATTTGAGGAGGAGAAACTATTTTCAAGTACGGAGATTTATGTAAGCATTATATTAGGGTTTGTTGTTGGCATCGGGATCATTGTTCTACCACTTTTGTTCTCTAAAAGATGGAACCACTTGTACAACAAACTAGTTGACAGATTGATTTTAAGGATATTTCAGCAGCAAGATCAAGATGGGAGAACTAGTATAAGCATTAGCGAAGCATCTCGGAAGAAGGCAGCGAGGAAATCAAGAGGCAGTCATTAA